The following coding sequences are from one Capsicum annuum cultivar UCD-10X-F1 chromosome 3, UCD10Xv1.1, whole genome shotgun sequence window:
- the LOC124896708 gene encoding uncharacterized protein LOC124896708 — protein MNDDTLAKSEKPGDLEEKSAEVEQLSKYKNATAMEYGKGKKVDASPTRILRPPPPISYRLKKKTGEGKFCKFIDMLKQLSMNMPLVEVLETILGYTKFMKDLVTKKTGVSYELVENLYHCSAIDSRSLVQKKDNLGAFTVLCMIEAFSLSKALCYLGALDFEVHIILGRPSLGAERVVVDMEEKELKFSLNDEKVSFDISNI, from the exons ATGAATGATGATACACTAGCTAAGTCTGAGAAGCCGGGGGACTTAGAGGAGAAGAGTGCAGAAGTAGAGCAATTATCTAAGTATAAAAATGCTACTGCCATGGAGTATGGAAAAGGAAAGAAGGTAGATGCCTCCCCAACAAGAATTCTAAGGCCACCACCTCCCATTTCATATAGGTTAAAGAAAAAAACTGGTGAGGGCAAGTTTTGCAAATTTATCGATATGCTGAAGCAGTTGTCAATGaatatgcctttggttgaggTGTTAGAGACGATTCTAGGATAcactaaattcatgaaggaccttgtgacaaaGAAGACAGGAGTTAGCTATGAGCTCGTGGAAAATCTTTATCATTGTAGTGCCATTGATTCTAGATCATTAGTGCAGAAAAAAGATAATCTGGGAGCATTCACTGTCCTATGTATGATTGAAGCATTTAGCTTATCAAAAGCACTTTGTTATCTAGGTGCAC tggactttgaagtgcacataatcttgggtagaccatcTTTAGGAGCTGAAAGAGTAGTGGTTGATATGGAAGAGAAAGAGCTAAAATTTAGTCTCAATGATGAAAAAGTTAGCTTTGACATTTCTAATATATGA